GTGATTCATTAATTAAACAGGTACGTTTCAAATTTTTGAattgtttttttatgtttttttagatCTGCTTATCAATCAAAAAACAggttttgtgtttttcttttgatGAATATAAAACATATGATAATGGTGAATGTTGAATTTGACTACTGATatcaattatgtttttttttgtgatgAAATCTAGACATTCTTTTtggatcaactttgattgttgatacaaaaaaTTGAGAtgatttttatattatttgtgtcaactattgttgttgatccaaattTCTGAACACAACatgtttttatttctttgttaTTTGGTAGATTGTAGGTAATCATTATGTATGCATTCATTTTGTTGATAATGTAGCTTTTATTTTAGGTTTCTCACATTCTACATTGAATTTAACTTTCACGAGGGGGCGTAGCCCCCGAGTGAGGTGCGACGTAATACTATATGTAGCTTTGGGTAATTTAGACTGCTTTCTTTTTTGTTTGCATTGAAATTCATGCTTTAACTACctcttattggatcaactgtAATTTTCTACacagatttattggatcaactgtgattgttgACTCAAAAAACTATGATTGCTTACACatatttatttggatcaactgtgattgtttATCCAAATTTCTGAACACCACTATATGTTATGGTTGTTGCAAGCCAAAGATGGTAGTTGTAGAGTTCAAATGTTGCAATCAGACCGTCTCGCATCCTGTTTCAGGATTAACTACTGTCGAGGATATGATAAGTGTGGTGAAACAAAAGTGGCCTTATGTTCCTGAAGAACTCATACTTTTTGGTTACACTGTAGATGGGATTTCAAATGTCATCAATCACGATTTGGATTTGaggtttttcattcactactgcaGCTCACAAGGGATTGACTTGTTGAAGTTTGTAATCCAGTTAAGGACTTGTGttgattttatttcttcatcatcttcttctgctcctgCTCCCGCTTCTTCGTCATCATCAATTTGTATTTCAAGCGATGAGGTAGTTGTTGTGGAAGACGTCACTGATGATGCGTGTTTGATCAAAAAGGTCCCGAAGAAATCTGATGCTTGGGTCAACATCTTAACTGGAGTAGGGCAGTTGTTTGAAGGTGGTATTTTTGAAGTTAAGGACTCTGTTACAAAGTATGAAATATGTAGTCATAAATACAAATTAGTTAAGAGTGACTTTGAACGATACATTGTGGAGTGCAAGTTCAAGGAGGAGGAAAATTGTCGCTGGAGGTTTCACGCCTCTCGTCTCGCCAAATCTAATGGTGTATTTCAATGCAAGAGATATATTTGAGAGCATTTATGTAGTTTAGCTTCTTCAAATCCATCAAAAGTTAGGATGAGAAAATCGTTTATGAAGAATATATTGTCAAATGATTTACGAGCATCAGAAGAAGAAGACTGTTGTTGATGTTATAGATTTACTCTGAATGGAATATGGAGTTGACCTCACGTATAGTCAGGCATACCACAGTTTACAATTCACCAAGAAATTTCTTGAGGGTGATGACATCAAGTCCTATTCAGATTTTGTTTGGTATAAAGATGTCATTGAACAGTACAATCCTAGAAGTGTTGTCAATTTTGAGTATGATAGTGTGACGCGTCGGTTCAAAAGGTTTTTTGTTGCTTTTGAAGCTTCCATAACTGGTTTCAACAATTACTGTCGTCCGATGCTATTTATCGATTGTACCTTTCTCACTCGGAAGTTCAAGGGTGGTCTTATGGTTGCTTGCGGAAAAACTGGTAACCAAGGTATGACTTTTAACCTTTTACTATTTTTCATTTTGTACCCatgttttttaaaaaaatttattgttGATCCATCATTATGCATTCATTTTGTTGATAAATATAGCTTTTATTTTAGGTTTCTTACATTCTACATTGAACGTAACTTTCACGAGGGGGCGTAGCCCCCGAGTGAGGTGCGACGTAATATTTTATGTAGCTTAGGGTAGTTTAGACTGCTTTCTTTTTGGTTTGCATTGAAATTCATGATTTCACTACCTCTTATTGGTGATATTTTACATAGATTTATTGAATCAACTGTGATTGCTTAcacatatttattggatcaactgtgactgttgatccaaaactatgattgcttacacggatttattggatcaacagtgactgttgatccaactaaaatggatcAACCTCTACTGTTGATCCAAATGAAATGGATCAACTTTCTTTGTTGACACTAGTTACTGGTCACTTATTTTTGTTTTCTGtcacttatttttgttttttggtttttgtagaGATCTATCCAGTTGCATTTGGAATTGTtccttgtgaaattgtgagagtTGACAATGGTTCTTAACCAATTTGAAGGGTATTATTCGTGAAGATCGTCCACTGACCATCATATCAGATCGTGGAATCAGCCTTTTGAAGCATGTGCCTGAAGTCTTCCCAAATGATTTCCATTCCTTCTGTTTGTACCATATGAAAAGGAAATATCCCAGTTCCAAAGGGAAAGAGCAGACAAACTGCAGTCAAGTTATTCGAAGAGTGCTACACTGCATTAACAAAGGAAAAATTGTATGCTGCTGCGAAGAGTATGAGTAATCTAAAGTTGGATTCAGTGGTTgcttggatgatgaagattccgttTGAGAATTGGGATGCTCATGCATTTCTAGGAGAAAGGTGGGGTGAGAACACATCTACTATTGTTGAGAGTTTTAACAATGTTATTAAGCATGATAAGCCGCTTCCAGCACTTGAGCTTGTCTATGTTATTCGTGATAAGGTAATGGAGCAGAATTACAAGAGTTTATTGGAGTCTAACAAGTGGACTACAAGGCTTACTCCTCGTATGCAAGCAAGATTTAACAATAGGATAACCGATTGTCGTTCATACAAGTTTTGGAGATCAAGTGAGAAAGTATTTGAGATTATTTCTCCAACAGGAAAGCATACTGTCGACTTGGATTCTAGAACTTGCAGCTGCAAATGGTGGCAAAAACATAGCTTTCCTTGCACTCATGCAATGAAAGCCATGTTGCAGATTGGAAATGATGAACCGTACAACTACATTAGCCCTTACTATACTTCTGACTACTATAGAAGGTTGTACTCTCGACCCATATATCTTATTCCAGACTATGAGAAGCCACCTGGAATTAATGAAAAGGGGTATGTTTTGCCTCCCAATGGCGGTCGAGAACAAGATGGAAGGCATAAAGGTGTTAGGTATAGGCGTAGTCGTGAAAAGGTGTGCAATAAGAGGAAGTATGGCCAATGTGGGATGCTCACCTTTCACAACCGCCGAACATGTCGCAGAGCTCCTTTGGCAACGTTTCGCAAGGAATCTCAGTCCAGGATGATCAACTTCTTGAAGAGGATGTTGTTCTGAAGTTTTTTTGGTGTTTTCATATTCTAAATAACTTGTTTTAGGTTTCTGACTAGttggttatttctttttcttttttatgtttttttggtTTGCACTTGTTATTTTTTTAAATGACATACATTTTTATTTGTTGTTATgaattttattcttttgtttctcAAGTATATGTCAGTTTTTCAGGTTACAGGTTTATTGATTTTACAGGAAACATACTTATATAAATGATATCAACTGCATTTGTTGATCATTTTCTTGTGGATCAACTTCTATCGTTGATCCAACTCAAATGgaacaactttggttgttgacactataGTGTGGAAACATTGTTCCTGGGTTCCAACttatttggatcaacaatggttgttgacacaCAAAACAAACAGAAAATTTGCATGGTCCTATCTGTATTTGCTAGTAAACTCCTCAAGTTATACATACCTGTAACATTCATTCATAATCAGACCACAAATACATACGTAATAATTCATTCGTAATGGTTCATAATAATTCATTCATAATCAGACCTACAATAATATTTACTTACTAAGATAGTTATTTTTAAAATTACAGTTAGAATTTCTTTATAGACCATAAACAGATTATGACATCAATCTCACTCTAATGGTTCAACTAATGGTTGAACTGAGTCTTGCAATTGCATTTTTTCTTCAATAGAGTCAGTAGCTGAATCAGGAAGTTGTTCCGATTTCTTCCATACACCCAATTCTGCCAAGATTCTTGCTGCAATCTTCACTCTCTTCTTGTTCAACTTCTCATCTAAGTTAGTGATTTCAGATAGATTTTCACAGTTTCTACGGtttaccaaattcttcatgtacaTGCAAGTGTGCAATGCATAATCGCATCCATCTTGTGCTGGTACAGTGTAATGTGAAAAGCTTGTCTCGATATCACCACCTGTATTTAGATCTCTATGGCCCATTTCATTCAGCCATTTAGTAAGTGGTACTATCATCACAATATATTGCCAATTGTAAGCCGGATTGCGCCTTGTAGAGTTGTACACTATCCATTTTCCTTTTACCAATGCCAGCACCACCCAATGGTATCCAACACCGTCTTTATCAGTCAATCACATTGGTATAATGAGGTATGTGTCTTCAACATTCCCCGTGTAACTGTTCCTCAGCTTTTCCGAAATCCCACATCTCTCTACCTTTGCCATATTTTTCGAGGCTATGCGATCCCTAATAACGGCTGTATCAatattttttcaaatatattagTTTTACATATCATGGATCATCTACATTATAAACAAAAGATAcattatcaacaaaaaaaaaacaaaatgcaACTGTGATATTGTAACCAGCGAACAACATAAAATGAACAAGATTATTTCATGTGCCTATCATTCTCTAGACCTACATAAATTTCAACTACCATTGTACACAGATAAAATCACCAAGATTATTACGACAATTCAATAGACAATCAATTGGACGATGCATTTGAACAAACCAATATTTTTCTGTTACTTACATTATCATTTGTTGAGGGAATAATGTAGTTCTTGTATTCTGGTTCATCCGGTGATTCCATCTTTGATTTCAGCATGTTGATGTAGTAATCAACAATCTCACCGTGAATGTTTTGATTATTCAGTAGACAATGTATCTGCTTCCCATTGATGATTACTTCCAAATCATGATTGCAGAAATAAAAACTATAAGCTTTGTCGCTGCattttcaacaacaaaaacaaacaaacaaatgaaTATGTTATTAAAAAGAACTAGCATAAACCAAAAAAGAAACTACGTGATCTGAGGTGAGTTACATACCATTCAGTTGCATTCTCAAAGAATGGCTGGATGAGAATTTTTTCGCTCTCATTGCATGATTTCcacaattttagttttttttggctTCATTAGTTTTTTGGGTTCGGCTGGTGTGACGTCAATTTGACTGTCGacgtcaattatttcaatttcctcctcctcctgcttcttcctttttccttttccacCTTTCTTTTGTCCCCTTTTACGCTTAGCAGGAGGTGTTCGACTTCGAAGTTTATACGGCTTTTGCTTCGGCCTTTCTCCCTTCTTCACCCTCCTTACAAGAGAACTGACCTGCTGTTGTTGTGTTTCTGATGCTTTCGTATCATCGGATTAGTCCTCTGATTCggtttcctcttcagtttgatctTCAACTGCATCCAAATTAAACAATTGCTTCAACCCTTCCCGTATTGCAGCTCCTGATGTATTGTCAGCCTCTTCAGTTTTCTCTTCAACCTCTTTTGTTTCTTGTGTTGCCTTACGCA
This DNA window, taken from Papaver somniferum cultivar HN1 chromosome 3, ASM357369v1, whole genome shotgun sequence, encodes the following:
- the LOC113360059 gene encoding uncharacterized protein LOC113360059; translated protein: MEQNYKSLLESNKWTTRLTPRMQARFNNRITDCRSYKFWRSSEKVFEIISPTGKHTVDLDSRTCSCKWWQKHSFPCTHAMKAMLQIGNDEPYNYISPYYTSDYYRRLYSRPIYLIPDYEKPPGINEKGYVLPPNGGREQDGRHKGVRYRRSREKVCNKRKYGQCGMLTFHNRRTCRRAPLATFRKESQSRMINFLKRMLF